The DNA sequence CAAGCCAAACATTTTGCGGGTCAAGCTGGCGGAGGTATATTTTTGTCCGAAAAGGGGGTGCAAATCGTATTACAAGCCTGGGAAGAACGGTTGATGGCGACAATACAACATCCCAGGTTAAATAGAAACGTAAGCTATCGCAGTTTACTTAGAATGGAGGCTTATAAATTAGAAAAGCATATACTTGATGACGAAGAATATGAGCCTTTCTCGATGCGATGGTAACTGTTGTTAAAAATGGGGGTGCCATTTATTTTTGTATTGATGATTTATGATGTTGGGGAAGAGCGCGTGAATAAAGTGCTAAAGATTGGTCGTAAATACCTTAGTTGGATTCAAAATTCCGTATTAGAAGGAGACCTTACCCCTGCTACGTTTGCATCCCTTAAACGTGAGGTTTGCAAAGTTATAAAAGATGATTATGACAGTGTTATATTTTATACATGGAGATCCGAGCGTTACACCTCCCGAGAGGTTATAGGTAAAGAGAAAGGGTCAAGTGAAATTTTTATTTAGCTGTGTCGACATTCAATAGTGCATAAATCCCGGGAGATCGACACAACCTAACAAAATGGCTATTTTATCGTTACCATCATAAATGTTGGTGTTCATGGAACCTTGAAAAATAAATAGGACACAATATAGCCTACATGGCTAAAATACGGTAGAATCAATGTATGCGACGGGTTTTTGAACTTCCTATGAGGGATGGAAACTTTATAAGGAAAGCGAAGGATTATATATGATGGCAGGTTTTTGAACTTCCTATGAGGGATGGAAACGATCACAGTGAGCGAATGGGCCGACATGTACAGGAGTTTTTGAACTTCCTATGAGGGATGGAAACTGTTTCTGCCAAAGTCTTTTCATTTTATTTCCTCCTCGTTTTTGAACTTCCTATGAGGGATGGAAACCGCTGCGAACAGCGTTTCGAGATACTGCGGATCGTAGTTTTTGAACTTCCTATGAGGGATGGAAACATCTTATGTCGATATGCCATTCATGTCATATGAAAATAGTTTTTGAACTTCCTATGAGGGATGGAAACACCGCTTCGTATGAGCTGCTTGCAAAATAAGCTCCAAGTTTTTGAACTTCCTATGAGGGATGGAAACGGAATGTAGACGCCCTGTTGTGCCGCCCGTACCTCCGTTTTTGAACTTCCTATGAGGGATGGAAACTCACAAGTGGCCTCGTGCCCGTGCCTAGCGGCTAGGGTTTTTGAACTTCCTATGAGGGATGGAAACCGAAATCGCAAGCGAGACCTCGCGCCCGTTCCACAAGTTTTTGAACTTCCTATGAGGGATGGAAACTCTCCTCAATGTTTCTGTCACTGTGTTTCCGTGCGTGTTTTTGAACTTCCTATGAGGGATGGAAACAAACTTCTAAAAGACAAAATAGAACATTTCATTTCAGTTTTTGAACTTCCTATGAGGGATGGAAACACGAATGCTTTGAGTTAATCCTTGAAATAGAGGGCGGGTTTTTGAACTTCCTATGAGGGATGGAAACTCGTCCCAAATATCCTTCCGTCCTCTACCCACTCCCGTTTTTGAACTTCCTATGAGGGATGGAAACACGTTACAGGCGCCGAAACGGTTTGACCTTTAACTCGTTTTTGAACTTCCTATGAGGGATGGAAACCACTTCCGCCTTCCACGCGTCCCAGCTGTACCCGTAAAGTTTTTGAACTTCCTATGAGGGATGGAAACAGGCTGAAAACAAAGCGCTCCGTGAGGGGCTGGAGCGCGAGTTTTTGAACTTCCTATGAGGGATGGAAACTCTTCAATCCCGAGGTCATCTATGACCAGTACCCTGGTTTTTGAACTTCCTATGAGGGATGGAAACCCTCTTCCAACGTCCTCCTTAGCCTCGCCTGTTCCTCGTTTTTGAACTTCCTATGAGGGATGGAAACTCCTCCTCCTCGATTGCCGCGTCTTCATCACCAAGCACGTTTTTGAACTTCCTATGAGGGATGGAAACGAACATACTATCCGGGGCAGTCAGAAGCGGCAAGACATGTTTTTGAACTTCCTATGAGGGATGGAAACGGGTTGGCGACACGTGTGAAGTTACGCAACAAGCGAGTTTTTGAACTTCCTATGAGGGATGGAAACGCATTACCTTTCTGACATAGTCCATCTCGCCATCAAGTGTTTTTGAACTTCCTATGAGGGATGGAAACCTTCATCCCCGTAGGCATACACAAGGCCGATCCCTTGTTTTTGAACTTCCTATGAGGGATGGAAACCGCTTGTATTCGACCGCAGACTTCGATATGCCCAACGTGTTTTTGAACTTCCTATGAGGGATGGAAACGCGCAGGCCCATGCCATTCCGCCCTCGCCCACGCTTTTGCTGGTTTTTGAACTTCCTATGAGGGATGGAAACAGAGCATCAGCGACAGCGTCAGGCTCAGTAGGGACTTGTTTTTGAACTTCCTATGAGGGATGGAAACAGAGCATCAGCGACAGCGTCAGGCTCAGTAGGGACTTGTTTTTGAACTTCCTATGAGGGATGGAAACTCCTTTTCATTTTCTTTGTCCCTCCTCAAGCTGTTTATAGTTTTTGAACTTCCTATGAGGGATGGAAACCGGCATATTCGGCGGGCGCGTCGGACGGCAGGCGGGGTTTTTGAACTTCCTATGAGGGATGGAAACTGATAAAACAGCAGCACAGGTTGTAAATTCTTCCTCGTTTTTGAACTTCCTATGAGGGATGGAAACACGACTTTTGCCAGCCAATTTATGAAATATGGCTTAGGTTTTTGAACTTCCTATGAGGGATGGAAACGCCAGGCACCGGCCGCCGCCAATGGGATCTTCTTCCCAGTTTTTGAACTTCCTATGAGGGATGGAAACCCGTCACCTCCTGTCATTCTCGCCCGCATTGCACTCGTTTTTGAACTTCCTATGAGGGATGGAAACGGGCAAAGGGCGGGATAAGGTCGTATCTGAGCTTTCCCGGTTTTTGAACTTCCTATGAGAGATGGAAACGGAGAAGAAGTCTTGCAAAACGTAAAAACAATACTCGTTTTTGAACTTCCTATGAGGGATGGAAACATAGCGATTATGACCCGGAATACGACAGAATAGAACGTTTTTGAACTTCCTATGAGGGATGGAAACACATAGAGAGCCAAGGCGCTGCGGTAAACCCCATCATAGTTTTTGAACTTCCTATGAGGGATGGAAACATAAATGAAAAGGATATTTAAGTTGCTCCTAATATTGAAAAAACTGGCATTTGAATTGCTAGTATTTATATTATTAAAGTGTCTGTATTTTTGATCAGCCTAATACTTTAATTGATAGGTAAAAGATCTTTTTATACTTAATCTTAATTTATGAATAAAGAAAAAAGCGATTATAATTAAATAAAATCTCAAATTTGAGGTGAGCTATTGTGAAGATTTATATAAGCGTGGATATGGAAGGCGCAACTGGAGTAGTTAACCCCCTTCAAGTACGGGCAGAATCGCCGTCTGAGTATGCCTTTGGTTGTAAAATGCAACTTCATGATCTTAAGGCTGTAATAGACGGTGCTTTTGAGGGAGGGGCAACAGAAATACTTGTTAACGATTCTCATGCCCGAATGATAAACGTAGATGTATCACAGCTTCCCCAAAATGTCAGGCTTATCTCCGGCAACCTTAAACCTTTGGCAATGGCAGAAGGCATAAAAGATGGTTGCGATTGCGCGTTTTTTGTGGCTTATCATGCTATGGCTGGAACTGTTAATGCTATACTGGATCACACAGTATCAAGTAAAACAATATTTAGTGTTAAACTTAATGGAACGTTAGTAGGCGAAACTGGGCTTAATGCAGCAGTGTGTATGGAAAGTAAGGTCCCCGTTGTTTTGGTTACTGGAGATAAGGCGGTCTCTGAAGAAGCAAAAATGCTCTTCGATAATGAAAGGATTGTAACATGTGCAGTAAAAGAGGGCCGTTCCAATAGTTGCGCCACCCTTTTGCCCCCTGAAGAGACCTATCAACTATTGAAAGATGCTGCCGCAAGGGCCTTAAAAACCTTTAATTCGACCTACATTTCTCAAGATCTTTTCGAGTGCCCCTATAATTTGGAGATCACTTTTAGACAGACCTCTCAATGTGATACGGTTTCTTACTTGCCAGGGATAAAAAGGTTGGATGGGAGAACAATTCAAGTGCAATGCGATTCTGCCGATAAAGTATGGCGGTGGGTTGATGCAGCAGTGACGCTGGCAAGTTCTGCTACAATTTAGCATATGGCAAAAATACTTTGCAATCTAGACTTGACGGGGGGAAAATCATGAGGAGTAAAAGAATGGTATTGATACTTCTAACAATTGCTTTATTTGTTTTGTGTGGAAATAGCCTGGCTTATGCTGCAGCGCCGTACCATATTGGTATTGTGACTGGGACCGTTTCTCAAGGCGAAGATCAGCTTCGGGGGGCAGAAAGGCTTA is a window from the Acetomicrobium flavidum genome containing:
- the cas2 gene encoding CRISPR-associated endonuclease Cas2 → MIYDVGEERVNKVLKIGRKYLSWIQNSVLEGDLTPATFASLKREVCKVIKDDYDSVIFYTWRSERYTSREVIGKEKGSSEIFI
- a CDS encoding M55 family metallopeptidase produces the protein MKIYISVDMEGATGVVNPLQVRAESPSEYAFGCKMQLHDLKAVIDGAFEGGATEILVNDSHARMINVDVSQLPQNVRLISGNLKPLAMAEGIKDGCDCAFFVAYHAMAGTVNAILDHTVSSKTIFSVKLNGTLVGETGLNAAVCMESKVPVVLVTGDKAVSEEAKMLFDNERIVTCAVKEGRSNSCATLLPPEETYQLLKDAAARALKTFNSTYISQDLFECPYNLEITFRQTSQCDTVSYLPGIKRLDGRTIQVQCDSADKVWRWVDAAVTLASSATI